A segment of the Marmota flaviventris isolate mMarFla1 chromosome 2, mMarFla1.hap1, whole genome shotgun sequence genome:
CTAACCAGGCTGCTGAGCTGATCACTGAGTACAGGCCTCACTGAAAACCAcaagcagcagaagaaaaaaatgtggggtAAATGCTTGGGACAACTTGGGAAGAAGTATGAGTAATCAAACTCTGCTTCTTCCCTCACGCTTTTCTCTAGCTCTATTCTCATTCTTTAAGGGCTGATTTTCACTTTTACCTGCCCATACACAGTCAGCACCCCATAGTCCCTGATTCCCACCCCACCCTTTTCTGCAGCACCTGAAGCAGTCACACAGAAGGTTGACATCACAGTGAGTTGAGGAAAACATTTCTCAATCCTAGAAGACAGAAAGCTTGGCTCACTGATTTACTAACCataggttttatttattcttttcaccTACCTGTTTTGGCAAGGGAACTAAGAAAACAGCATTCTTAAATATTCATAATGATATAGTTttgcaatatcaaagaaatccaaaacAAAATCACTACAAACACACACCAACAGCTATATAAACAGTAAAAGCTGCAACTCATACCAGCCCCTGAGGGTACTGACCAAATGATGCTACAGAGATCTGGAACTGTCTGACTGAGATCACTTGGCCTGGGGAATTGTCACCTATTTAGTTGTGGTTTTCCCAGGGCAGCCAAGCAGTTATAGGCTTAATTAATGGAAGTAacagatattaattttttatgacaAAGAGACCTTTTCTGCCATTTTCTATGACTAACTCTTTTTATTATGATGACTAAAGGTGAATTTCAGAACAATACTGAAAAACTGCCCTACTATCTTATCAGATTATAATAGGATTAatctagaaatcaacagcaagtgtagaaattatacaaacacatggagattgaacaatacacttttgaagGATCAGTGATTCATTGAATAAATCAAAGGGGAAGTTTAAAAATCcctagaatcaaatgaaaatgcaaatacAATATGCCAGAATCTGTGGGAAACAGTAAAAGCAATATTAAGAGGGAAGTTTAGAGATTTGATTGCCTATATTAGAGAGAGCTCAAATAAATGGCATACATCTCaagattttgggggaaaaaaacagaaaaaaactaaactcaaaattagtaaaaagaaagaaagaataaagactggaacaaaaataaatggatgtgAATTAGTACAGTCACTATGGAAAATGATATGAAGGTGCCTCAAaacagtcaaaaaaataaaaatagaactatcatatggtCCAGTAAAGCCACTCCTGGGATTATAtctaaaagaaatgaagtcagcagaaaaatgaaataccTACATATCCATGATTATTGAAGCAATATTTATAACAGTCAACATATATAATCAGCCtatgtccatcaacagattaatggataaagaaaatgtggtatatatacacaatagattATTATCcatacataaagaataaaattatgtcatttttcaggaaaataagccagacacagagaaacaaatatcacattttatctcacatgtgaaaagtaaaaacaaaaaaaatatattaaaaatacctGAAAGTAGAAGAGTAACTATTAGGGAAGGAAAAAGCAGGAAAGGGGActagaaaggagagggaggagagggagaggttgACATGGTCAAAACATGACATTTGtatatatggaaatatcacagtgatTTGTACAAGTAATATGCATtggcaattaaaacaaaaaacacttggAATCTTCAGAGTGATGTCTTTCATATACTAATGAGATGATGGAAGCTGAGGGCCCTTGATAGCTTCAGGATGAGGGTGATCACCAGAAAGACTAAGATGATTAGAAGGTTCAAACTTGCAACCACAGATATCCAACCTCTGGGAATGAAAAAGGGGTAAATTTGAGTTGATACCAATGACCTACATGATGAATCCTCCATGGAAActcaaagggaaagaaagagttgGATAAAGTCCAAATTGTTGAATCTGTGGAGGTGCCTGGAGGGTGGTATACCTAGAAGAAGTTATGCATTCCCTCCCCCATACCATacagtatgttttgtttttttttttttttcctggctgctCATTGCTATGTTTTGTAATATCCTTTAGAATAAATGGGTAAATATATGCAAATGTTTCCCTGAATTCTATGAGCACTGTAGCAATTAATGGAACCCAAGGATTGTGGGAATCCAATTCTGGTCAGTCAGAAATATAGGTGATATTTGTGATTAGCATCTGAAGTGAAAGGGCATATTTGTAGTTGTTCATTACAGGATTGTCGCCATCTCAGGTAGACACTGTCAGAACTGAATTGAATTATAAGACTTTCTGTTGGTATTTACTGAATTGCTTGTAAAACCCATGCACATCTGGCCACAGAAGTTTCTGTGTTGAGGgtgaaagcacaagaaaaaacagttcactttttttccttcacatccCAGAGGTggtattgctggatcatatggcagtgttactcagtttttcatttcagtgaccaaaatatctgacgagaacaacttagaggatgaaaagtttatttggattCATCCTTTCAGAAGTTCAATCCAttgttggctggctccattgctctgggctcaaggtgaagcagaataaTATGGTATAAAGGGCATTGCAGACAATAGCTCATGCAGccagaaagcagacagagaaaAGGTGAggcaccaggaacaaaatataaaccataaggcatgccctcagtgacctaccctctggccatgccctacctgcctatacTTACCCAggaattcattcaaattattcatctgcaatccactgattaggttacagctctcataatctaatcacttcatccctgaacattcttgcattgtttcatacatgagcttttgggaaatacctcatatccaaaccaccaCAACAGtagttcttattttaattttttggaggaCTTTCAtcagttttccataatggctgtaccatgtacattcctaccagcagtgtacaagtgtttccttttctccacaacCTTTCCAACACTGATCTTTTTGATAACAGCCAGTCTTAGAGGTGTGATGTAACATTTCATTTGtggtttaatttgtatttctctagttATTATCATtgttgaacaccttttcatatGCCCACTGGCCATTTTTAGTCCatgtttaaaaacatatatttattgggTTCTTTCactcactttttttgttgttctttcagccatatatttatttttatttacagtttgTGTTCAATGCAAATCAATTCCATAACATGAGAAGTTAGTATGAATCAAATTataaatacagggctggggttgtggctcagtggctgagtgcttgcctcacacatgtgaggttctgggtttgatcctcagcaccatataaaaataaagcaaataacaaaataaagatattagtgtgtgtgtgtgtgtgtgtgtgtataaagcataaacacacaaacacaatatACAATCCAAATAGATGTACAGCACACACAATAGATGTATACACACAATAGCTTTAGATCTGTTTGATCTGATTGTTCCCATGTAGGTTtctaaagatgagaaaaaatgatTTGGGTTATCAAGTCTACAGTGGGCTATATACAAAACATTTAAGGGagtgtctattttttaaaacgtTTATGTGTACCAAGGCAGTTGTAAAAGATTTAGAGTATCAAGACCGCTTTTAAGCTTAGGATCAGGTTCTAACTACCTAAAAATATTGACTGATAACAAAAGGTgttccattatttcttttcttgttcttgtgCCTTTAATACTTTACACTTGATTTCAGGATCATTCATTTACCCTTTTTATACTCATTTTTTGTTAAATCCAGCCTATTATTCTGATccatagtttgtttgtttgttttaagtatttacagaaaaactataataaaagtttTGTGAGTTTAATATGCAAGCTAGCTTCCAGTCTTCTCTTCCCAAATGCTGATTTATAAATCTGGCTTCTTCATATCTTTTTCTCACTTTTATATAGGATTACTTGGAGTTTTTGCTATTGAATTGTACAAGTTCCTTGTATGTTTtagatattaaccccttatcagatatatgtttAAAAGTTAGAAATATCAACATTCTTCATCAAATAAACTCCTTATGTTTTCAAAAGTCAAAACAGAAGTTCAGAGGTGCAAGCATATGTTAATATAAAAGACTTATAATAATGGAAACACAAACATGGAATGAAAGCAGATTAGAGTAAGAATGTTCAAATTAGTAAATAGAAAGAAGATTTTgtcaaaaaaaatgttaaagaaacattaatgacagaaattataaaaacaaatggaatttcaataaacaaaaagatgtacaagaagaaaaaaacagaggagACAACAtacaaaattggagaaaatatttgtaaattttgcaTTTGAAAAGAGGTTAATATTCAGGATATATGTAGAACTCAAataactaaatagaaaaaaaactaaataatctgaatttaaaatgggcaaagtacttaaatagacatttctcaaaataagacatacaaaCAGCCAACAATTAGGAAAAATGCTCAAAGCAAGTATTCATCAgggaaacaaaaaatcaaaactagagtgagataccacttcaccccaattagaatgactattatcaaaaagactaaaaaataatgctgacatggttctataaaaatgaaaattttcacatGCTATTGTTGGAAACATAACttggtatagccattatggaaaacagtataaagtttcctcaaaaaaattaaaaataaaactaacatatgatccagcaattctactacAGGATATTATCCAAATAATACAAAATCACTATGTTGAAAAGATATCTAGCCTCCCAAgtttactgcagcactattcacaagagTGAAGATAAAGAATCAACTTTTGTTTCCATCGGTGGAAAAATGGATAATGAAATTTAGTATTCatgcacaatggaatagtatttgtCCATTAGTACAGTAGGATCATTATAGATAACAATATTGTagtgcatatttcaaaatatctagaatatttttggaatgttttaaccacaaagaaatgataaacatttgaggtaatatatatatatatatatatatatatatatatatatatatatatatatatataaactacaaTGCTTTAATCATAACATCAAATTTAATGATAATGTATATAATTATCAAAACTTCACATTCTATCCCATAAATATGAACAATTATTATATGTCAACTAAGAACaatatcaaacttaaaaaaatcactcaaacaaaaaaatgtagatgacaaaaataaatgtaaagatatcccatgttcatgaattggaaaaATTAATACTCCAAATGTGCATACTACCCAAAGTAATATAAAGATTCAATGCCATCtctatcaaaatttcaatgacatttttcacatgAAATCTATATGTACAACAAAAGACTTTAAATAGCCAAAGCAGTgttgagaaaaaagaacaaagttgaatgCATCATACTTCCTAACATCAAAATCTACTATATATCTATAGCAATTAACATATTACTGGCATAAAAACCAAACTCATGGGGCAAggagaacagaatagaaagcccagaaataatgCCATATATTTGGGATCAATTGATTAttgacaaagttgccaagaaCAAACAATGTACAAAggacattttcttttataaatggtGTTAGGACAACCAGATAGCCATaagcagaaaatgaaatcagactCTCATATTGTATACAACAAATAAACTCAAAAttcattaaagatttaaatgtaaggcacaaaactttaaaactattagaagaaaacataggaaaaaatctgCATGACGTTGATCTGGGCAATGATTTTCTTATATGAACCCAAAACCAGAggcagcaaaacaaaaataaggtaGTAAAAGCCATCTATATTCTTCCCACTGGAGAAATGTTACTATTAACATTTTAGTTTATATCCATACATTGTATTAAaatcagaacaattttaaatcttttattactATCTTTTTCTCTTATCAAGCTATCTTTAGCAACTCTCcatgttattaaatattattctatAATAGCTATATTGTATGCACATAATTCTACAGTGTGcccataaaataatttattcagtaTATTTTACCATGAACAAGGTATTGACATAAATATAGGGGGAAAGGGGTATATAGACAAATTGGCCCTAGAATAAATGTAACCTTAGGCTCACCAGCATGAATATTAAACCGATTTTATGGGGGAAAAATCACATAATGACTAGGATTCCAGGCTCTGGaaccagactgcctgggttcaaatacAAATTTACCACTTACTAATCTTTGACAAGTTATTTGGCCTTTCTGTGCTTCGATCTAtgaatctataaaatgaggatgatgatAGTATTTATCTCAAAGACTGtggtgaaaattaaatgagtttacAGATGAAATTAAAAGCAATACTGATGTTTGATATATTCTCTGTAAATATTAACCTTATTATTCTTACCAATGAactaaataagaaaggaaatattaaatCTTCAATTCTACAGGTGACACAAAACAATGAAAGTGTATGCCAGAATGAAATGAAAGCCAAGATCATGGAGATATATCACATGTATGTGTGAGACAGAAAGAGTATAAAGCTAGAAGATAAAGTTAATGTGTGATACATAAGTTAGAAGATAAAATGAACTTTAATTCCAGGTTGATGGACTCCAAGCAAGTAATTACAGCCCAGGGAAGGAAGACAAACTAATTTTTAAGTTGATAAAACCTTTTCAAAAACCACTGAgttcatcatcatcataaaacTGTGAGTTCTATTGCCACATTTAAAGACTTTaatttcagagaggttaagttacTTAAAACAAGTTTATTTGATATTATAATGACCAAAAACTCTGTATTTTAACTGCTAATTTTGTATGATAAAACACTGCCTTTCATTTTAGACTCTTGCTGAGATCAAGACTGTGATATTTGGGAGAGTGAGTAAACCTACATATTGGCCACAATCTACTTCAGGAGTTGATAGACCATAACCTTTGGGTTGAATCTGGTCTGTTGCTGTTTTTATGAAGAGTTTTATTGGACTTCAGCCATTAATTTTaagttgtgtgtgtatatttccACATTACAACAACAAAATTGATTGAGTCAAACAGGTTATGTAGACCACAAAGTCAAAACTACTAACAATCAAATACTTTGCAGAGCATTTGCCAACACCTGATCTATTGGAGTAAGGATAAAATAGATCACACTCTTCAATATATAGAACAAAGGGTGGAAGCAGGATTTGTGTATTATAATGTGTAAGTCATCACAAATCCTAAAGGTGACAGCTACAGTTTGCTCATAACTAAAAGACAATAGAGCAGAACAAGTGAAAAGGAGATGTAAGATACGAGATAATAAAGCCTGGTGTTAAAAGTATACCAATGATATGGCAGGACAATAGAAAACAGTACTTCATATTCCTGAGAAACAAACTCATTTATACCACTAATATATGTGAAAGCTATTATTGGCACAGTTCTTTAGGGATTAAATATAATCcttgatatataatataatatttgatttatatgCTGTATATAAAATCCATCTTTTTCTTCAAGAGGAATGGCACCCATACTTCTGTGGGAATAAAATAGACCCAACAGATAGTTGATGAATGCTTGTGAACACGCCAATAATGCCTAGAATAAAGACTCTTCTTCAAGAAGATTGCCTATTATAAACTTTCAACAGTCACTTGGAAATTTTATTCCAATCAAGCCATTTAAGTGGTTTTTCTAATACCCAGGAGCAGACTAAACACTCTCCTCATTGCTGCCTTCATCTCTCTGTTCCTGAATGTATAGATGACTGGATTTAGAAATGGAGTCAAAACTGCATCAaatatgtctagaaatttgtccagaGGTGTTGAAGGAGTGGGGCACACATAGAAAAATATCAGTGGACCAAAGAATAAAACCACCACCGTAATATGAGCTGATAGAGTGGAAAGAGCCTTGGATGAACCTCCTGAGGAGTGTTTCTGAAGAGCAGCCAGGAGGAAGATGTAAGAGAGGATGAGCAGGAAGAACGCCCCCAAGGAAATGAACCCACTGTTAGCAGTGACCATGGACTCCAGTTTATGGGTGTCTGTGCAGGCAAGTTTGATGAGCCGAGGTATGTCACAGTAAAAGCTGTCCAGTACATTGGGGCCACAGAAGGGCAAGTTAACAACAAAAGCCAACTGGGTTGATGAGTGAATGAGACCAGTGGTCCAGGCacccactaaaataaaaatgcacattcGTGGGCTCATGATGGTCAGGTAGTGCAGAGGCTTGCATATGGCCACATATCTGTCAAAGGCCATGGCTATGAGCAGCACCATCTCAGTGCCCCCAAAGGCATGACTAAAGAAGATCTGAGCTATACAGCCCCCAAAGGAGATGACCTTCTGCTTTCTGAAGAGATCACAGATCATCTTGGGTGCCGCAATAGAGCAAAATATCAGATCAATGACAGAAAGGTTGGCCAGCAAAAAATACATAGAGAAATGCAAGTAAGGGTCAGAGGTCACAATGACAACTATGAGGAGGTTTCCTGTCAAACTGGACATATAGAAGAGAcaggaaaagcaaaaaagaaaaatctggatCTCCCAGGAATTGGAGAGTCCCAGGAACACAAATTCAGACACTACAGAGTGGTTTGGTCTATTCACAGGCTCATGTGGTAGATTTACTTTCATGTTtcctaaaggaaaaaatgagaaaattcaaattattagtattatattattttcctcTATGGAAAAGTGTATGAATTATTGGAGCCAAATATTACCTGAGCATCTCACAAAAATCTAATATTGTGTTGACCACTAAATGCTGTTGTTACATATGTCAGTAAATGTGCTTCATCAGGGCTTGCTAACACCAGGAATATGCGCAGTCTAGTGGACTGGTACACCTGTGGCACCTGATAAAACCACATAGAGCACTGACATTAACTCACTGTGATGGTGTATGATCAATGCTAACCATTCTCTCCCTGAAGGAGTAATAGCCAATTTTGTATTCCAGAAAGACAAAAACTATTACATGACAGAGATTTGTAGAATTCTATGACTGATTTTGTTGCTCAAACCAGaaattatatttctctaatttacACTTTTGAAGATGTCACTCATGCTTTAATACTCAAATTGAATGGCAACTCATCTGTCACACCTTCCTCATGACCCTCTTATGCACCCAAACTTACTTACCTTACTTGTTGGTCATGTATCCGTTCTTCCCATATGATTATAAACTGAtcaataataaaatcatcatcccttcaagtttttatttccatagtttcccaTATAATGTCTTGCAAATACTAAGTGATCAAAAAGATTTGAGTTCACAAATGATTGGGATGAAATAGTTTCTATTAGTgtataaaaattaatgtattaaattgaatttaaaaagcatgaaagTGTTTGGGGAAAGAGCACTTTAGGCAGAGACAACCAATAGCAAGAGCAAAGCCCTGAGATGGGAGCTCACATGCCAAGTTCAAAGAACCATAAAGAGATTAAAGAGGCTGGGCCAGAGTATGTGAGGAAGGAGTGTGGATAGGGTTGAGAAGCCAGGGGAACACAGACCATAGAGGTCTTATAGGTCTTCACATGGGCTTTTGTTATTACTCTGAAAAATTACCCAACAACTGGATtttgaacaaagaaacaaaaaagtctACCTCACATTAAGGGATTAGTCTGACTACTACATTGTGAATACACTTCAAAGTTTCAAAGATAGCAACAGGAAGACAGGCtaaaaacacatcttttttttttatcttgagcaAGCAATGATACAAGAGATGATGTTACTCAGACTGTGGTGGCAGAGGTAGTGGCAGTGAAAAGTAGATCCTGGATATATTGAGATGATACATAGGGAACTGGCCTTTTGGAGACAATGAAACACTGCATTTCACTGGAGAATTTTCacctgaaaataaacaaaaatccccAATCCTACAAGAAAATATGCATAGTACTGATAAATGCACATTCAGTTACAAATTTAATGAGGATTCTAGAATAAGGAGATGTTTGAAGCTTTAAGAAggagcctggggttgtggctcattggtagaaccctgaacatgcacaaggccctggcttccaccCCAGCACCTCACCCTCCATAAAaggggggaggctgaggcaaacaCACTTTGCTTTCCTTGACTATTATTTTCGTTCCTTCTCTCTTCTTAACTAAAGGCCATTGAAGttacaaattataattatttaatatttgttctcTAAGTACCATCCCTTGTTTTACAAATTTACATGGATTTGGTCAGCCTCCCAGAGGAGATTCTTATGCATTTTAAAGCTCAGATTTATAGAATATGGAGAAAATGAATACCCTACCAGGAatgaaatgtatgaaaaaaactTCCAATCTGGTTCATATCAGAGGCATATCCAAATTATTTCAGCCACACTACTTGAAAACTCagcatctctctttttttggccATTCCTATGCTTTTTATAATTCTGATAGTCCAAATATTCTTCCCTGCTCCCAGATGGACTTTCTGGTTCTTTGTTTTAAACCTGTGTCCACTTACTTCAttaacttgtttcaaaataaaaatattatcaggGACTCTCTCAATAAATCTTTACTGTACTTGAATTAACTAACCAATTCAGCTATGCTGCCTCTTAAGTCTAATTTCCATGTccctgaatttattatttttcctgaagTTCATTTACATTTACTTTGCATCGGGGTGACCAAAATTAGTCTGAAGAATAAAAACATCTAAATTCCCAACAAACAAAGGTCATAGGAGAATGATTATTCCCCCCCAATAACACCATTATAACAATTTTTTATGTCACAGTTTAAAATGATCCTGTGGATCTGTAAACAGGCATTCAGgaaaggcaggtggggtgggatggggtgtCTGAAAAAAGATCTTACCACTCAATCCTTCTCTAAATTCTGAGTGTATCATTTGGTTTTAGTTCCAGTAAAGGTACTAAAC
Coding sequences within it:
- the LOC114084765 gene encoding olfactory receptor 4F15-like; this encodes MSSLTGNLLIVVIVTSDPYLHFSMYFLLANLSVIDLIFCSIAAPKMICDLFRKQKVISFGGCIAQIFFSHAFGGTEMVLLIAMAFDRYVAICKPLHYLTIMSPRMCIFILVGAWTTGLIHSSTQLAFVVNLPFCGPNVLDSFYCDIPRLIKLACTDTHKLESMVTANSGFISLGAFFLLILSYIFLLAALQKHSSGGSSKALSTLSAHITVVVLFFGPLIFFYVCPTPSTPLDKFLDIFDAVLTPFLNPVIYTFRNREMKAAMRRVFSLLLGIRKTT